One Thermogemmatispora onikobensis DNA window includes the following coding sequences:
- the mgtA gene encoding magnesium-translocating P-type ATPase: MPGLPPSSHREPITTTIAAVSPRYSQSLSQLLTEVRSSEQGLTEEEARRRLRQFGPNEVAAERTSSGVVQLVRLFLNPLVAVLLLASLVSALLGELTNALIIAIIVFLSLVLNFLQSYRSQRAVERLRSSVAPVAHVLRDGRWQDLPRRLLVPGDVIRLAAGDLVPADARLIEALDLHVQQAALTGESLPVAKRAEETATTLAHPAEAPNWVFLGTSVVSGSALALVVATGPRTAFGDVAIRLAQRPPETEFERGLRHFSFLILETVFFLTLFVFLTGVLLHHPLFESVLFALALAVGLTPEFLPMIVTITLGQGAVRMARRKVIVKHLEAIQNFGSIDILCTDKTGTLTRGEMTLQEACDLRGQASERTLFFAYLNSALQTGFNSPLDQAIQRSGAFSLAAYRKYGEIPFDFERRRLSVIVEQTNTARRLLIVKGAPEHILPLCTGCELDGVAQPLTAALRGQAEALHQRFSQEGLRVLAVAYRELPQQERYGQAEEQDLILLGLLTFVDPPQAGVAEAIAALARDGVQVKIVTGDNELVARHICRQVGLDPARVLVGSQLERMSDAALLGAVEHVTLFARVSPAQKSRILLALKRRGHVVGFLGDGINDAPSLHAADVGISVAGAVDIAREAASILLLEQSLQVLHAGILEGRRAFGNVMKYLLMGTSSNFGNVFSMAGAFLLLPFLPMLPAQILLNNFLYDLAQVTIPTDHVDASLMLKPQRWNIGLIRNFMLLVGPISSLYDFLTFFVMLAVFHASEALFHTGWFIESLATQTLVIFVIRTAGHPLRSRPSLPLTLTTLAVVGCGLLLPWTPLAAPLGFVPLPAGYFLFLAVATLTYLALVELVKGRLLPTSQQAGLSGQAQP, translated from the coding sequence ATGCCCGGTCTACCGCCCTCCTCCCACAGGGAGCCGATCACGACCACGATAGCCGCCGTTAGTCCACGCTACAGCCAATCGCTCAGCCAGCTACTGACCGAAGTGCGCTCCTCAGAGCAAGGACTGACTGAGGAAGAAGCGCGCCGCCGCTTGCGCCAATTCGGCCCCAACGAGGTCGCCGCTGAACGGACCAGCTCAGGGGTGGTCCAGCTCGTACGGCTCTTCCTCAACCCGTTAGTCGCCGTCTTGCTGCTGGCAAGCCTGGTCTCCGCCTTACTCGGCGAGCTAACCAACGCTCTCATCATTGCGATTATCGTCTTCCTGAGCCTGGTGCTGAACTTCTTGCAGAGCTATCGCTCTCAGCGGGCCGTCGAGCGCCTGCGTTCGTCTGTCGCCCCTGTGGCTCACGTCTTGCGCGATGGCCGCTGGCAAGATCTCCCCCGCCGGCTGCTGGTTCCCGGCGATGTCATTCGCCTGGCCGCCGGCGACCTGGTGCCGGCAGATGCTCGTCTGATTGAGGCCCTGGATCTCCATGTACAGCAGGCCGCGCTCACAGGTGAATCACTGCCGGTCGCTAAACGGGCCGAGGAGACAGCAACCACGCTGGCCCATCCCGCCGAAGCCCCCAACTGGGTCTTCCTCGGCACCTCCGTGGTGAGTGGCAGCGCCCTTGCCCTTGTGGTAGCCACAGGCCCCCGGACAGCCTTCGGGGATGTGGCCATTCGTCTGGCTCAGCGCCCACCTGAGACCGAGTTTGAGCGTGGACTCCGCCACTTCAGCTTCCTCATTCTGGAAACGGTCTTCTTTTTAACGCTCTTTGTGTTTCTCACCGGTGTCCTTCTGCATCACCCGCTTTTCGAGTCCGTACTCTTCGCTCTGGCTCTGGCCGTTGGGCTAACCCCCGAGTTTCTGCCGATGATCGTCACTATTACCCTGGGGCAGGGAGCCGTGCGCATGGCCAGGCGCAAGGTCATCGTCAAGCATTTGGAGGCGATCCAGAACTTTGGCAGCATTGATATCCTGTGCACGGATAAAACCGGTACTCTGACCCGAGGAGAGATGACGCTGCAAGAGGCCTGTGATCTACGGGGGCAGGCCTCCGAGCGTACTCTCTTCTTCGCTTACCTCAACAGCGCCCTCCAGACCGGTTTCAACAGCCCGCTCGATCAAGCGATCCAGCGCAGCGGCGCATTCTCGCTGGCCGCTTATCGTAAGTACGGCGAGATCCCCTTTGATTTTGAGCGGCGCCGCCTCTCCGTCATCGTCGAGCAGACCAACACTGCCAGGCGGCTCCTCATTGTCAAAGGGGCCCCCGAGCATATCCTTCCGCTCTGCACTGGCTGCGAGCTGGATGGTGTAGCCCAGCCGCTGACAGCCGCCCTGCGAGGTCAGGCTGAGGCACTCCATCAGCGCTTCAGCCAGGAAGGACTGCGTGTGCTCGCCGTGGCCTATCGCGAGCTGCCTCAGCAGGAGCGCTATGGCCAGGCGGAAGAGCAGGACCTGATCTTGTTGGGATTGCTGACCTTTGTCGATCCACCCCAGGCCGGCGTCGCTGAGGCTATTGCCGCCCTGGCGCGGGACGGGGTCCAGGTCAAGATCGTCACAGGCGATAACGAGCTGGTGGCGCGCCATATCTGTCGCCAGGTAGGGCTGGATCCAGCGCGCGTGCTGGTAGGCAGCCAGCTAGAGCGCATGAGCGATGCCGCCTTGCTCGGCGCGGTGGAACACGTCACGCTCTTCGCCCGGGTCTCGCCTGCGCAGAAAAGTCGCATTTTGCTGGCCCTCAAACGCCGTGGCCATGTCGTGGGCTTCCTGGGCGATGGCATCAATGATGCGCCCTCGCTGCACGCGGCAGATGTAGGGATCTCGGTCGCCGGTGCCGTCGATATCGCCAGAGAGGCCGCCAGCATTCTCCTCCTGGAGCAGAGCCTGCAGGTGCTCCACGCAGGCATTCTGGAGGGGCGCAGGGCCTTCGGCAACGTGATGAAATATCTCCTTATGGGTACCAGCTCCAACTTTGGGAACGTCTTCAGCATGGCCGGGGCCTTTCTCCTCCTGCCTTTTCTGCCGATGCTACCGGCCCAGATTCTGCTCAATAACTTTCTCTACGACCTGGCGCAGGTCACCATTCCCACCGACCACGTCGACGCCAGCCTGATGCTCAAGCCGCAGCGCTGGAACATCGGCCTGATCCGCAACTTCATGCTGCTGGTTGGACCCATCAGTTCGCTCTACGATTTCTTGACCTTTTTTGTCATGCTCGCGGTCTTTCATGCCTCCGAGGCCCTCTTTCACACCGGCTGGTTCATCGAGTCCCTGGCGACGCAGACCCTGGTGATCTTCGTGATCCGTACCGCTGGTCATCCGCTGCGCAGTCGTCCCAGCCTGCCATTGACGCTCACCACCCTGGCAGTGGTTGGCTGCGGGCTGCTGCTGCCCTGGACGCCGCTGGCCGCTCCACTGGGCTTTGTGCCGTTGCCTGCCGGCTACTTCCTCTTCCTGGCAGTTGCCACACTGACCTACCTGGCACTGGTCGAGCTGGTGAAGGGGCGCCTGTTGCCAACCAGCCAGCAAGCTGGCCTATCGGGTCAGGCGCAACCGTGA
- a CDS encoding SHOCT domain-containing protein, with amino-acid sequence MMWGFGCGGMLWMWLGAVLWLILLAALAWALFRLARGKGWFSEGPSRLYPSGPNRSPLQILQERYARGEIDAATFDAMLARLRSSEESRQ; translated from the coding sequence ATGATGTGGGGCTTTGGCTGCGGAGGCATGCTATGGATGTGGCTCGGGGCCGTTCTCTGGCTGATCTTGCTGGCGGCCCTGGCCTGGGCCCTGTTTCGTCTGGCCAGAGGGAAAGGCTGGTTCTCAGAGGGACCGTCTCGCCTGTATCCCTCGGGGCCGAATCGCTCTCCCTTGCAGATTCTACAGGAGCGCTACGCGCGCGGAGAAATCGACGCCGCGACCTTTGACGCAATGCTGGCCCGCCTGCGCTCTTCGGAAGAGAGCCGGCAATGA
- a CDS encoding bifunctional acetate--CoA ligase family protein/GNAT family N-acetyltransferase — MPQPQPAPGGSAAQKGQPTTLFDLPFSHPLRVFFAPHSIAVIGATERPGSVGRAVLTNLTTAPFGGSIFPVNLHRSSVLGRRAYPRVTDLPEPVELAVIATPAETVPSVIADCVAAGVEGAIILSAGFRERGPAGQALERQVLEEARRGGLRLLGPNCLGLMNPRIGLNATFASGMALPGQIAFLSQSGALCSAILDWSLQEHIGFSAFVSVGSMLDLGWGELLDYLGDDPHTGCILLYLETVGDARAFLSAARAVARRKPVILLKGGQTPEAIQAAISHTGALAVSQEIFEAACSRCGLLQVESIDELFAMAEVLARQPRPQGPHFTIVTNAGGAGVLAADALAKAGGALTPLSSETRAALDALLPPYWSRQNPVDILGDADPERYAQAIAILSREPASNGLLVILTPQAMSDPTRTAERVVEAVAGSKRPVVASWMGGSSVAAGHEILTRAGIPTFASPDTAARAFCAMWRASKHLQSLYETPSVVDDPEESASRRAQVASVLTAARQAGHTLLSEPEAKAVLQAYDIPTVETRVALSEDEAVQQAEQLGYPVVLKLLSPTITHKSRIGGVRLALRTAEEVRQAYRAIAEAAERQAGAGQMQGVTVQPMITLEGYELIVGSFCDPQFGPVLLFGSGGRLVEVQRDTALALPPLTTTLARRLLERTRIFAALQQGAAGLPAVDLAALERLLVRFSLLVVEQPLIRECDINPVLAAGGHLLALDARIVLHSSGVPETALPRPAIRPYPSHYIGNWQLPDGTPVTIRPIRPEDEPLMVRFHERLSERSVYLRWLHVLGLSQRIAHERLVDRCFIDYDRELALVAISREEASGTGTETLLGIGRLIKLPGGEEAEFALLIADQVQGQGLGTELLRRLMEIARQEGLQRLQGRMLPENQAMLRVCRKLGFQLTYHPEEQLMQATFLLREGSELIKGHP; from the coding sequence ATGCCCCAGCCCCAACCCGCGCCGGGAGGTTCAGCAGCTCAGAAGGGGCAGCCGACCACACTCTTCGACCTGCCCTTTTCGCACCCCCTGCGTGTCTTCTTCGCGCCTCACAGTATCGCCGTCATCGGAGCCACTGAGCGCCCGGGGAGCGTCGGGCGAGCCGTGCTCACGAATCTGACCACTGCTCCTTTTGGCGGTTCCATCTTTCCGGTCAATCTCCACCGCTCCAGTGTGCTCGGCAGACGCGCCTACCCGCGCGTCACGGATCTTCCAGAGCCGGTGGAGCTGGCCGTGATTGCCACGCCGGCGGAGACCGTCCCTTCTGTGATCGCCGACTGCGTGGCCGCCGGGGTCGAAGGGGCGATCATTCTCTCCGCTGGTTTTCGCGAGCGAGGGCCAGCTGGCCAGGCACTGGAGCGCCAGGTCCTGGAAGAGGCACGGCGGGGTGGGCTGCGGCTTCTGGGACCCAACTGCCTGGGCCTGATGAACCCACGCATCGGGCTGAATGCGACCTTCGCCAGCGGGATGGCCCTGCCGGGACAGATCGCCTTCCTGAGCCAGAGCGGGGCCTTATGCAGCGCCATTCTCGATTGGAGCCTGCAGGAGCACATCGGCTTCAGCGCCTTTGTCTCGGTCGGGTCGATGCTCGATCTGGGCTGGGGGGAGTTGCTCGACTACCTGGGGGATGATCCACATACCGGCTGCATTCTCCTCTATCTGGAGACCGTGGGCGACGCCCGGGCCTTCCTCTCCGCGGCCCGGGCCGTGGCACGGCGCAAACCCGTGATCCTCTTGAAAGGGGGTCAAACTCCCGAGGCCATACAAGCGGCCATCTCCCACACGGGGGCCCTTGCCGTGAGCCAGGAGATCTTCGAGGCAGCCTGCAGCCGCTGCGGCCTGCTGCAGGTGGAGAGCATCGACGAGCTGTTCGCGATGGCTGAGGTGCTGGCGCGGCAGCCACGCCCCCAGGGGCCGCATTTCACCATCGTGACCAATGCGGGCGGTGCCGGCGTACTGGCTGCCGATGCTCTGGCGAAGGCCGGCGGGGCGCTGACCCCGCTCTCCTCGGAAACACGGGCCGCCCTCGACGCGCTGCTCCCCCCCTACTGGAGTCGCCAGAACCCGGTAGACATCCTGGGAGATGCCGATCCCGAACGCTATGCCCAGGCCATTGCCATCCTCTCTCGTGAGCCGGCCAGCAATGGCTTGCTGGTCATCCTGACACCCCAGGCCATGAGCGACCCCACCCGTACCGCCGAGCGCGTAGTTGAGGCCGTGGCAGGCAGCAAACGGCCCGTGGTGGCAAGCTGGATGGGAGGCAGCAGTGTGGCAGCCGGCCACGAGATTCTGACACGCGCCGGCATCCCGACATTTGCCTCCCCGGATACGGCGGCCCGCGCTTTCTGCGCCATGTGGCGCGCCAGCAAGCATCTGCAGAGCCTCTACGAGACGCCCAGTGTGGTGGATGATCCCGAGGAGAGCGCCAGTCGGCGCGCGCAGGTCGCCAGCGTGCTGACTGCAGCCCGCCAGGCCGGGCACACGCTGCTCAGCGAGCCGGAGGCGAAGGCGGTGCTCCAGGCCTACGACATCCCGACCGTCGAGACTCGCGTCGCGCTCAGCGAAGACGAGGCCGTCCAGCAGGCGGAGCAGCTCGGCTATCCAGTGGTTCTGAAGCTGCTCTCGCCAACCATCACCCACAAAAGCCGTATTGGAGGCGTCCGCCTTGCCTTGCGCACGGCTGAGGAGGTGCGGCAGGCCTATCGAGCCATTGCCGAGGCCGCAGAGCGCCAGGCGGGAGCCGGGCAAATGCAGGGTGTGACGGTGCAGCCGATGATTACGCTGGAGGGCTACGAGCTGATCGTGGGCAGCTTCTGCGACCCACAGTTTGGGCCGGTGCTGCTCTTTGGCAGCGGCGGGCGCCTGGTCGAGGTGCAACGCGATACCGCCCTGGCGCTGCCGCCGCTGACCACGACGCTGGCGCGGCGTCTGCTGGAGCGCACGCGCATCTTCGCTGCCCTCCAGCAGGGGGCTGCCGGACTGCCCGCTGTGGATCTGGCGGCGCTCGAGCGCCTGCTGGTGCGCTTCAGTCTGCTCGTGGTCGAGCAGCCGCTCATCAGGGAGTGCGATATCAACCCTGTGCTGGCAGCGGGCGGTCATCTGCTGGCACTCGATGCCCGAATCGTGCTGCACTCATCCGGTGTGCCCGAAACAGCGCTGCCGCGCCCGGCGATTCGTCCCTACCCGAGCCACTACATCGGGAACTGGCAGCTCCCTGATGGCACTCCGGTGACGATCCGCCCGATTCGCCCGGAAGACGAGCCGTTGATGGTGCGCTTCCACGAGCGGCTCTCAGAGCGCAGTGTCTATCTGCGCTGGCTACATGTCCTTGGCCTGAGTCAACGCATCGCCCATGAGCGGCTGGTAGATCGCTGCTTCATCGACTACGATCGAGAGCTGGCCCTGGTGGCCATCTCGCGGGAGGAGGCGTCAGGCACTGGTACAGAGACGCTCCTGGGCATTGGACGCCTGATCAAGCTGCCCGGGGGAGAGGAGGCCGAGTTTGCCTTGCTGATCGCCGATCAGGTGCAGGGGCAAGGACTGGGAACGGAGCTGTTGCGGCGCTTGATGGAGATCGCCCGGCAGGAGGGCCTGCAACGCTTGCAGGGCCGCATGCTGCCGGAGAACCAGGCCATGCTGCGGGTCTGCCGCAAGCTTGGCTTTCAGCTGACCTACCATCCCGAGGAGCAGCTGATGCAGGCAACCTTCCTGTTGCGAGAAGGGAGCGAGCTGATCAAGGGACACCCGTGA
- a CDS encoding universal stress protein, with amino-acid sequence MFQRILVPLDGSPRAEQALPLAARLARASRGRLILARIVQPGTALLWAPTALDPATMRSWLESATEAAEAYLQRVAALPVLHDVPTEKIVRSGLPADQLLRLVPEVSADLLVLCSHGYRGLQRWALGSVALKLIRHASLPVLVLRSHGEMLAGPQPGYERPLRAVVPLDGSVHAKAALEPAAAQVHALATPAPAALHLLAVVEVDEEAEDEAARRERERRLARARRYLAHTVEQIRAGLVAPKVSGLQLELTWSVHVGSDVAQTILDVVEHGQDLVDTPLPGGCDLLAMSTHGREGLNRWLLGSVTERVLERTRLPLLVVRPQGIEETPRTPWGTLQDDLD; translated from the coding sequence ATGTTTCAACGTATTCTTGTCCCGCTGGATGGCTCGCCGCGCGCCGAGCAGGCCCTCCCGTTGGCAGCCCGGCTGGCACGCGCCAGCAGAGGCCGCCTGATTCTGGCGCGCATCGTGCAGCCTGGTACCGCACTGCTCTGGGCCCCAACCGCGCTTGATCCAGCGACGATGCGCTCATGGCTGGAGAGCGCCACCGAAGCGGCAGAGGCCTATCTGCAGCGCGTCGCCGCTCTGCCGGTTCTCCACGATGTGCCCACAGAAAAAATTGTGCGGTCGGGGCTCCCCGCGGATCAGCTGCTGCGTCTCGTGCCAGAGGTCAGCGCCGACCTCCTGGTGCTCTGCAGTCATGGCTACCGCGGTCTGCAGCGCTGGGCGCTGGGGAGCGTGGCGCTCAAGCTGATCCGTCACGCATCTCTCCCTGTCCTGGTGCTCCGTTCTCACGGCGAGATGCTGGCCGGTCCGCAACCAGGCTATGAACGCCCTCTTCGGGCCGTGGTACCGCTCGATGGGTCTGTCCACGCTAAGGCTGCCCTGGAACCCGCCGCGGCGCAGGTGCACGCCCTGGCCACACCGGCGCCAGCTGCCCTGCACCTGCTGGCTGTCGTGGAGGTCGACGAAGAGGCGGAGGATGAGGCTGCCAGACGTGAGCGCGAGCGACGACTGGCGCGGGCCCGCCGCTATCTGGCTCACACCGTGGAGCAGATCCGCGCCGGGCTGGTGGCCCCAAAGGTCTCTGGCCTGCAGCTTGAGCTGACCTGGTCGGTGCATGTTGGCTCTGATGTGGCGCAGACGATTCTCGATGTCGTAGAGCACGGCCAGGACCTTGTAGACACGCCTCTGCCCGGCGGCTGTGATCTGCTGGCCATGTCGACCCACGGCAGAGAGGGCCTGAATCGCTGGCTCCTGGGGAGCGTGACCGAGCGGGTGCTGGAACGGACCCGCCTGCCGCTGCTGGTCGTTCGCCCCCAGGGAATCGAAGAGACCCCGCGCACGCCCTGGGGCACGCTGCAGGACGACCTTGACTGA